In the genome of Peromyscus eremicus chromosome 1, PerEre_H2_v1, whole genome shotgun sequence, the window CGCGAGGATGAGCATGTGCGCGCGCCTAGCGGGCACCACCAGGCTGGTCGCTGCTTGCTGTGGGCCTGCAAGGCGTGCAAGCGCAAGACCACCAACGCCGATCGCCGCAAGGCCGCCACCATGCGCGAGCGGCGCCGCCTGAGCAAAGTCAACGAGGCCTTCGAGACGCTCAAGCGCTGCACGTCCAGCAACCCGAACCAGCGGCTGCCCAAGGTGGAGATCCTGCGCAATGCCATCCGCTACATTGAAGGCCTGCAGGCTCTGCTGCGCGACCAGGACGCAGCGCCCCCTGGAGCCGCCTCCTTCTACTCGCCAGGCCCACTGCCCCCAGGCCGAGGCAGCGAGCACTACAGCGGCGACTCGGACGCTTCCAGCCCGCGCTCCAACTGCTCCGACGGCATGGTAAGGCCGGGACCCAGAAGGAGGACAAGTGTAGGCAGCACTTGGGGTATCTGCAAGGTGTTTCTGAGACCTTTGGGGTCGGGAGAGTCCTTTAGACTGGCATCTGTCACTGGGGTCTCTTTGGAGACCCTAGTCATCTGCGATTTGCCCAATTGGGGGTGCCATCAGAACACTGCTGCGCAGACCCCAGGACATGCGTTTCCTTCTTAAATCCTTATTACCCAAATGCAGATTTTTGTTCCTGGGTGACCATCTAGTCTCAGTTTGGCCCTGCATGCGACAGCTTTCAATGTATGCTGGCTCCTACCTCCTAACTAGAGCTGACCCAGTCCTGGAACCCACAGCTGAGACTAGGGGAGTGAGGGAGGGGCGGTGACAGGGAGTAGTGCTCCAGACGCCCCGTGGGTCTGACTCGGTCGTTCTTGCTATTCGCAGATGGATTACAGCGGTCCCCTGAGCGGCCCCCGGCGTCAGAACGGCTACGACGCCGCCTACTACAGCGAGGCGTCCAGCGGTGCGTATTCTCAGCTGTTCCCAGCTAGCAGGCCGTCAGTGGCCTTCCGTGCCCCCCTATAAGCTGCCCTAGCTCCCCAGGCTTAGtacctcctccccacctccaccacaTACACACTTGTGTCTTGGGATGGCGATGGGGGCGTGTTTGGGGGGGGGTAAGCAACTACGATGTgcaccttcctcttctttctccttgccGTCTGGCAAGCCCTCGgtttcctctctgtccccaaacTCTGTGCTCTGCTCCGGGGTAAGAGACTTGAAGAGACTCAAGCCTGGATTACTAACCTTCCCCTCCCCTTACAGAATCCAGGCCAGGGAAGAGTGCGGCGGTGTCGAGCCTCGACTGCCTATCCAGCATCGTGGAGCGCATCTCCACAGACAGCCCCGCCGCTCCTGCGCTGCTGCTGGCAGAGGCAGCACCAGAATCTCCTCCAGAGGGGGTATCCCCAAGCGACACAGAACAGGGGGCCCAGACCCCGTCCCCTGACGCCACCCCACAGTGCCCTGTAGGCGCGAACCCCAATCCGATCTACCAGGTGCTTTGAGAGGTAGGCTGGGCTGCGACTGGAGGGAGCGCACTGCCTACACTCCCGGGGATAGTGCCCGAGGGTCCTTCATGCCCAGAAGATGAAACTTAAATGACACTCCTTCCGACTGTCCTTTCAAAGCCACACATCCAGAAGCTGGAGAGGGGCGGAGCAGAAGTCTGTCCTCACATCTGTCCTCAAGGAAAGGACGTAGTCCCTTTgatgttgttgttgattttgtttgtttgttttgtttttcatgcgACTCACAGAGACAGCCACTTGCTGTCCCTCAGTGGGCCAGAGCTGATCCTTAAACAGCCAggccttcttccttttcctgacaGCTCCTTGCGCAGGGGTGAACCTCACACACCTAAGCCCTGCCCTCCAAATCCCGGGTGTTTGTAGAGGCGACGATCTCCACTTTCCGGAGGCCTCCTGACACCCACTCTTCCCCCACAGCCTGGGGAGGCCGCTCCAGTCCCGTGTGTAACAGGTGTAACCATATCCCACCCTCCCTTGACCCACTCGCGGTTCAGGaccacttatttttttatataagacTTTTGTAATCTATTCGTGTAAATAAGAGTTGCTTGGCCAGAGCCAGAGCCCCCTGGGCTGTATTTATCTCTGAGGCATGTTGTGTAGTGAAACACGAACTTTGTATGTTTATTCCTCTGGTGGGCGAGCCTCGGGGCTCACTCGCTCAGGTGTTGGAAATAAAGACTCTAATTTATACATCAGTGGCTCTGGCTTTTCCTAGGTAAGTCAAGgggatcaggaaaaaaaaaaacctccacagTCTGGGCAAGCTGTCTCGCAGCGACCCCTGTAGGCGGCATAAGGGTAGCAAGGAGGCTGGAAGGTGCTAGATATTGAAGGAGGGCTAAGCAAGTCCCCAAGCTGTagggcctcccccccccccccccgcccctcccgtCTGCCTCACCCAAGGAAATCAGAGCCTGTGAGAAGAAGGGCACTTGGGACCAGTATTATCTCTAGGGCTGTGGTGCTTTCATCAGACTGGGTAGTCTGGGCAGAGGGGAAGCCATTGGTGCAGACAGAGTGCGAGGAAGGCTTCCTGGACAAAGTGCTGTTTCAGAGGTGCCGGGAGAAATAAGAGGAGGCAAAACGCGACTGCAAACTTGGAGCCCCGCCCCCCAGAGGAATCTCTATCCTCCCCTGGAATGAATGACCCGACACAAGCTCTCCCTCACTCACACTTGTCCCCAGGATCTCAGTAGCTCCTGCCTTCCGTCCTACAGATCCTCTTCCTGAACTCCCATAGGCCAGGTCCACGACACAGAAAGGACACATTCAGGAAGGACCACTCCATCCCGAGAGTGGGCTCTGCTCCCCGGACACCATCTTGGAGGAGCCACGCAAagcttttctgttcctgtgatgcTCAATCTGCCCTCTCAGATGTCCTTAGAGTTCCTTACACTCCCTCCCTCCAGGCCTCTCAGGGATGCCATGACTGTCCCTTGGACAGATGCTGAGTCCTATACTGAAGAGGGAGAGACCACTGACACACTCCCCACCTTTGGGAAGCACCCAGACATTTGGGGTTGGATCTTCACACAGTTGGTCACGGACTGTGGGTGAGGACAGGGGCGGCCCACATGGGTGCAGAGTAACAGGAGCAGATGGCCTCTAGTAAGAGTCCTGAGGGGACTGGATAGGAGCGAGCGCTCAAAGTGGAGGGAAAACACGGAAGGGGGGAAGGGGCAACCTCACGGACCCACAACTGCCCggaaggagctggggagacagaggaagaggcaggaccaCATGCGCCTCCACTGAACTGCATCCTGAGGGCAACAGGGAGCCCCAGAGGAATCAGCACACGGGAAGAACAGACACAAATCTGTGGTTTAGAAAGGTCTGTATGGACTGGTCAAACAGATAAGACGGAACACAAAGAGACGGGAAGAGGTTTTGTGACTTTCCTGAGGAGATGTGAAGAAATGTCACCTTATATAGAGAAGGAGCTGACCACCCAAAGAAAGATTCCATTGAGTCCAGCCTGGCAAATAAGTGAAtgtattggggttacttacaggagcatgggcaacttGTGGGGAGATGCACAGTgaagccccacccccagaaaacaattaaaatcttttttttggggggggagggtttcgagacagggtttctctgtgtagctttgcgcctttcctggaactctctctgtagcccaggctggcctcgaactcacagagatctgcctggctctaaaaaatacttcttttaaatatttatttcttgtgtgtgcgTAAGTGTGTGTTTGCAAGTGTGCGTGCACCATGGCACGTATGGAAGATCAGAGACAACTTGAAGGAACTCAGTCTCGTCTTCCAACACAGTGATTCCAGGGACTGAGCTCAGGGCATCATcaagtgcccttacctgctgagcaatctcacctcaccagcccatagcagtttttttttaaaacctatttACTTCAGagcttttttaaagatttattttatttttagttacatgTCTCACGTGTGTTCGGGCGCCCACAGAGGCCAACGGCAtcagcccccacccacccctgggGCTGAAATTAAcaagtggttgtaagctgcccaacatgggtgctgagaaccaaatcccTCATAGCAGAGCCGTCTCTCtagtccttctttttctttctgttattttgtctttgttcctCCACTCAGACCTGAGGCTCGAACCCAaggtcttgtgcttgctaggcaagcgctctaccaccgagctaaatcctcaacccccaGCCCTTCTTGTATGCAGCTGGGCCAGGAGGGCATGGGATTGGAATCTCGGGGAGGAGTGAATGTGGGTATTGtgacctttcctccctctctccaagaGGGAATATTCACAGCCCCGTTACCAGAGACCTAGCCGCCAGCAGTACAGACTTttgatgttattttaatttttgtttcgttttttgacatgagatctcactctgtagctaggctagcctggaactcaccatgtccTGGGCTGCCCTCGAACTCTTGGGCGATCTTCTTCTTTGGCCTGCCCTAGAGCGGAGGTtgcaggcgtgagccaccacactgggcttcctccTTCAAAGGtctgcttgttttgttgttatgaCTGCTGTCAAGATGTGTGCTGCTTCGTGTTGGCAAGGATCCTTCCAAGGCTAATGAAGCAGCTACACTACAGAGGACCAGCCCAGAGGCTGCTGGGGTTGCTAGGGTGACACACGGCATGCGCTGGACTAGGGATGGTTTGGATGCAACAAATAATGTGGAAGTATTGCAGGTCCAAAGAAGAACTCTAAGGGCATAGCCCTGCTGTCACACAACTTAAAAGTCATAGGGGATATTCCCATTAAACAAAGAACAAAGCGagtaactaatacacacacacacacacacacacacacacacaaacacatatgtgtatatagtgtgtgtatatagtatatatacatatatatatatgtaacatgtatgtgtgtgtgtgtgtgtgtgtgtgtgtgtgtagtgaaaaatattctgaagggaaatagggGGTGCAATCAGAGGTGGACATGGAAATAAAAAGATGATTGTCAGGCGAAAGGAGGGTAGTTTCTATACTGAGAACCAACTGCCCCTTACCCCCCAGAAGACTGCCCTGGCTTTGAGATTTATGGATCAGCAGTAGAGGACAGGCTGGACACTGGCCCCACTCATTCCCAGCCCTGTGCACGTGTGCAGCAAATGGTCCGCACAACTCTTCCCAGTGGCTGGTGTGTGGACGCCCTAGATGAGACAAAAGCAATCTCCATGGAGGACTTTAGACCCTAGTTTGCCTCTGAGTGGGTTGTGTTGCCATTACAGAGGAAATCCCAGGAGCAGGGGTAGGCACGGGGTCACAGTTAGGACATGCATCTCTAGTTGCAAATGACAGAAATGTCATTTAGACTAGTTTCAACTGTACATAGGCTATTAGTATCACAGTATCCACAAACTGAGCCTAGAGTCCCTTTGTTTTTCCATGCTCCtcctttttatggcaatgggttATATACTCTCCTTGTCTGTTCTGGTTTTGTCTAGAAGCTTGAGAGTTGCCGTAAATCTCAAACTCTAGCTAGAGACTGTCTACCTGGACCAGCACATGTCCTgaggcaggatttgaacccagccGAAGGGCTCCAGAGACTGTGCTCTTCTTGTCCTGTGCTATGACCTgcagaggaagtcagaagagagccgAGAAGAGGGCAGAAGCTGGATCAGACCCTGGAGAATGGAAATCGGGTCCCCTGCTGTTTATCCCTTGCCTAGGTCATGTCAGGAGCGCCTACTGCCTACCCTATTTTCAGTGCAGGTGGAAAACCCCTTGCTTCTGGGGCCATGTTCACATGGCTGCATCTAAAGAATCCCCACAGTCATGCTCTCcagcatgtgtgcatacacctaCAGGTATGTGCTCACATGATAGCTGTCTCAGTTACTTTACatggctgtgaagaaacatctcaccaaggcagcttacagaaggaagagtttactgggggctcacagttccgagggttagagtccatgaccaccatggtggggagcatagtGGCAGGCTGGCAGGCAAGGTACACCAACTGAGAGCTTAAATCCTTATCCACAAGtgtgaggcagaggagagagcagggtggggagggagggagagtgagcgagctgggaatggcatgggctttggaaaccttaAGGCTCATCCCagcaacacacctcctccaaataaggccacacctcctaatccttcctaaatagttgCACTGactggggatcaagtattcaaataaatGGGCTTACTCAAATGAATTCTCTTTCCACCACCACAATAGCATACAGACACTTAAAATGCACACCCAGCTAATGTTGACATTCAGAAAGATGAGTCAAGCGAGATTAAGGCTTCAGGTCTCCTCCCATGCATGAGCCTCTTCCAAGGCCTTGGGAAGAAGCCTAAATAGTCTAGGTTGTTTCTTAATTTTCAGAATAAATTACATTAAGCAATCTGTTATGATCATTGTATCTTTCTGTTCTGGCTTATTCCTATGTTTGGTGACATTTATGGGCATTAAAGTcctacctaaataaataaatctcacttttattttttatgagttgggtggaattattttaaataaatggaatatAAAACAGAAGCAACAATATTGAATggtgaaagaaattaaaatcattCTGACGTTATGAAGATGactgtatttaaaatatatgtttagaGCTTTGTAGTTTGAATATAGGCTCGTGTGTCTGGACACTGGTGGCCAAGTTTGGAAAGTTTGTGAAACCTTTAGAAGGgggagcctggctggaggaagtatgtcactggtggcagggtgggggtggggcgcttGTACCTGTTGGTTTTTCGGCTGACCTCTTCACTTCCtgttcacttcctgcttcctgactggatgcaTTATGGCCAGCCTCTTGCCTctgttgccatgccttccctgctgtgatggactgcatCCCTCAAACTGCAACCCAGAAaaaaccctccctccctccaagtgGCTCTTGTCAGGTGTtcagtcacagcagtgagaaaagtcaGGAATGCAAACAAAGAAAGGCTCAGGGCtgcgagtacacacacacacacacacacacacacacacacacacacacacacacaccccgtgtGCAACTCTCACCTGAACACGGCTCCGGGCTTGACACCcagcacagaaagaaagaagtgtgaGGTGCAGAAGAGAAAAACGTTCCAATGGAGTTGTGTTAAAGACTCTTGAGCTGGTTGTTAATCCAgtcaaggaagaaaagcaaatgatATGAACATATTAGGAAAATATGTTTCCGGATCTGACATAAATTGCTGACATCCACAAGACAACATAAATTTCATAAGCTGCCACTATAGCAAGCCTCAACAGCATCAACAAATTTTTTATGAGAATTATCGGTCAggcaatattttaaattatcaccatgtgagaaaattcaaaattcttTGAATCCCCACAGTCCATGGAGGAAAGAGACTTGAGGTTTCTCCAAATGTTATACCAATCCTGAAAACATCCTTGATGTTTCCAGTAAAGCCGTGAGCATGAAAGAAGCATCCTAAAATTATCAATGGCGCAAAACAAGATCAACCGGGTTGAATGATCGCCGTACTCTCTGTAAGGAAAACAATGGAACAGAAACATTGTCAATGAAATTTCTCAAGGATTGAAAGATTATGCAGCTTGATACAGGCAGAAAGGGGCAGCAAGactaaaaggaggaagagaactaAGGCAACAGAAGAGGAACTGGCAGAGGATAATGGGGTAGTGATTTTTggtgattttgtttctgttttcttgtctAAGACACATTTGAGCACCCTGCATACGAGTCATTACTAccttaaaattttacatttgaaGGCTTAGTGAAGTGTTTgcctcttcctgaggacctgagttccatccctagcatccacacaaaagccaggcacagagatGTGTATTGTAACCCCAGCTGAtgtgggagcagagacaggaaggtccctgaggctcactggtcaGTTAACTTAGCCTGATTAGCAACACCAGGATCAGGGAGAGAGCCTGATGCAAATAATaaggtgtggggtgtgtgcatgcatatggagcCAGAAGTCAATGCCCAGCATCTTCCTCAGTGACCCCTTCCCCACTTTTTATGAGAGAGTCGATGATTTTAAAAGGTATA includes:
- the Myod1 gene encoding myoblast determination protein 1 — encoded protein: MELLSPPLRDVDLTGPDGSLCSFTTADDFYDDPCFDSPDLRFFEDLDPRLVHVGTLLKPEEHTHFPTAVHPGPGAREDEHVRAPSGHHQAGRCLLWACKACKRKTTNADRRKAATMRERRRLSKVNEAFETLKRCTSSNPNQRLPKVEILRNAIRYIEGLQALLRDQDAAPPGAASFYSPGPLPPGRGSEHYSGDSDASSPRSNCSDGMMDYSGPLSGPRRQNGYDAAYYSEASSESRPGKSAAVSSLDCLSSIVERISTDSPAAPALLLAEAAPESPPEGVSPSDTEQGAQTPSPDATPQCPVGANPNPIYQVL